CCCTTTGCGCTCTTCGCGTAATCCTTCGCATCCTTTGCATTCAAATTCGGGAGTTGCAATCAGCTTGTGAATTTTTTCCAAGCTTGGAAGTTTTAGTCGCGTATGAAACGGACTTACGCAGAGAGATTATTGTTCTTCATAAAAAATAATGTTTGCTTTCTTCACTTTTTTAAAATCTGTATCTGCTGTAATCAGAGGTATTTTCAAACTATTTGCGGTAGCCAATATAATTGCATCAGGTAATTTTAGTTTTTCATTTCTTCTGAGTGAAATAGCTTCTTTTTTAATAGTTGTATCAAGATTAATGATGGTACAAATTTCCAAAAACTCTTCCGTTTTATTCAGTTCTTCATCACTTAGTTCTGAGTATCCAAGAAGCTCAATTTCGGTAATTATTGAAATGATTAGGTTACGTCCTTCAAATAACGGAATAAGCGTTTCGTCCCCGTTCAGGAAATATAGAATGACATTGGTATCAAGCAATAAGCTATTTCCACTCATCCCGCCACTCTTTTTGTAACGCAACCGGATGTTTTTTAAGCGTAATCACACCACAAAACGATCGAATATCTCTTCTTGAAGAACCCTGTATGTGCTCCAAATACTTTTTTTTAATAGTCTTAGCGGAAGAACCTTTTTTAATGACAGTTGCCATGTAATTATTCTGTAATTGTACGCTTAAATACGTTACGATTAAGTAGGTTTAGAAAATCAGTATGTTAGTGCTGCACTATGTCAGTGTGTCAAGTCAAGGGTATAGCTGTAATATTCACGAACATACCCTTTGCGTTCTTCGCGTGATCCTTCGCGTCCTTTGTGTTAAAATTCGGGAGGTGGAATCAGCTTAGGAGTTTAAACGCGAAGGGCACGAAGAAGGCGCGAAGGGCGCGACGTTAAATTAAATTGCACCAAAACCTTATTTTGCGTCCCCCTCTCCCGAAAAAATTGCCTTAGTAAGGCAGAAAAACTTCTTCGGGAGAGGGGCCAGGGGTGAGGGGTGAGGGGAAAATCAGTATGGCGGTGTGTAAGAAGGGGTACCGGAGGCTAATCACCAGACCCTTCAACTACAGCTTCCCCATCGCCTGTTATTTCATTTTCGGGTGAGGTATTCAATATCATCAAGATCTTTATTCCGACCTGCTGCTTTCTTGTTTTTGATGAGAGCTTTGATGGAAATGATATTTAGCATGATGGTTTCCGAACCGTACTGTATTTGTTCAAAGGCACTGCCATCAGCCGCCTCTTCATAAGTAATACCGCTTAGGCTGTTAAGCAGGTCTATCCGGTTTGGCGGGTAGCCGAACTGAATTACGCATCCCGGCTCAGCAAGGATATCCGGTGCCGGAATGCCGGGTATTTTACCTCCCCAAAACTCCTGAAGGGCATCAAATATCTTCTGCACATTTTCCTTGCTGTTCCTGAAAAACAAGTCAATGTCACCGGTTAGCCTCGGGTATCCGTAGTAAATCACAGCTTCACCGCCTGCTATCACGTATTCAGCCTTATGCTTCTGAAAGAGCAGCAGCAGCTCACAAGTATCATCAGAAAACTGCAGGGACTTAATCATGCTTCGATAACGTGTTCCGCATATCCTGACCTCAAAAGCAATAGCGAAAGCAATAAATAGTAATTAAATCAGACTTCTTTTAAGGAAGGCCTCTGCACCACAACATGCCCTGTTTCCCGCACATCCGGGCAATTTGCTCCATAAACCTTCATCTTAAGCGCTCGTGCAATTTTCTGCCGCTCGTAAGGTGTCATGTCCGTAAGCTGCTGAATGTCATAATCCCTTGCGTCCTTATGGTTACGGGCTATGTTGACTTTTAGCTTACGCATATTGTAGTGGATGGGACTTAATTTTGATTGCGGCCTAAGCAGGTGTTATTATGTGCTGTTTGTGTGCAAATTTATCGGCTTTGCACAGTGTGTTAAAGGTAAAGCGCAAATATCCATCCACATGCCCTTTGCGTTCTTCGAGTTCTTTCTGTTAAAATTCGGAAGTTGGAATCAGCTTAGGAGTTTAAAAGCGAAGGACACGAAGAAGGCGCGAAGGTCGCGACGTAAAAAACAGTATGTCAGTGCTGTAGTATGTCAGTGTGTCAAGGGTATCGATGCCTTGATCACCAGCTCATTCAAGCTCATATACTACGCTTCCGGGCTTACCGATTTTTTGTGAGGCATGAAGTACTTCAATGCCTACTAAATTTCCATCTTTATCATAATCAATTACGATACCAGGCTTATCTTCATCACTTTCCGATATTTCAGCATCTGAGAAGCGCAAATAAATAGCATCGGCCTCTTTGTCAAATTTAATGATCATACTTATTAACTTTTGAAGTCCTGTATGCTGTGATAATCAATTTTGGCTCCTTACACACATTAACGAATACTCGAATCAAATACGAATTACCTTTTTGGACGTCTAACTTCTGAAAAATACGTACACAATTTGACTCCTCAATTATCGTATCGGGAGTTTGAAGAACTTCGAGTACTAATTCCTTCTGAATACCTCTTGCACTTAATCGTTCTATAGCATGTTTTGAGAATTGCAGGGCCAAGGCAAGTCAGTATGTCAGTGCTGCAGTATGTCAGTGTATCAAGGGGTACGCGCTAAATTTCAGCAAAACACCCTTTGCGTTCTTCGCGTTATCCTTCGCGCCCTTTGCGTTAAAAATCAGGTGTTGGAATCAGCTTATGAATTTATTAACCGCCTGGGAGTTTAAACGCGAAGGTCGCGAAGAAGGCGCGAAGGACGCGAAGTTAAGTCAGATTGGACCGAAACTTCATTTTAGCGTCCCCCTCTCCCGAAAAAATGCCGTAGTAAGGTAAAAAAACTTTTTCGGGAGAGGGGCCAGGGGTGAGGGGAAAATCAGTATGTCAGTTTTGCAGTATGTCAGTATGTCAAGGGTTTCGATGCCTTCATCACCAGATCCTTCGACTACGCCTTCACTTCGTTCAGGCTTCGCTCAGGATGGCAGCGGCACTTCGGCAAAACCCGCCGCGGCCAGCCACGCCTTTTGAACCCGCGGCGAACCTGTCATCCTGAGCGGAGCGCAGCGGAGTCGAAGGGTCTCGATGTGTAAGGGGCGTGCTCAAAGCCGCTTATCAACTGCTTCATCCGGTAGGAAGCCTTTGACGTCGTACACAACCTTGTTGTCTGATTTGGTTACGTTCAGGCTGCGGAATTTGTCGTGACTTACGGCGAGGATGACGGCCGCGTACTGACTGAGGTCGGGTTCCTGCGTGTGCAGGATGTCGATGCCGTATTCGTGCTGCACCTCTTCCGGGTCGGCCCAGGGGTCGTACACGTCGACTTCCATGTCATAGGTTTTGAGCTCATGATAGATGTCGATGGCGCGTGTATTGCGGATGTCGGGGCAGTTTTCCTTGAAGGTGATACCGAGCAGCAGCACCTTGCTTTCGAGGACTTTGATGTCCTTGCGCATCATGCACTTGATGACCTCGGTTGCCACGTACTTGCCCATGCTGTCGTTCATGCGGCGACCGGCAAGGATGATTTCCGGATGATAGCCGACTTCCTGCGCTTTCTGCGCAAGGTAGTAGGGGTCAACGCCAATGCAGTGTCCGCCTACGAGGCCGGGACGAAACGGCAGGAAGTTCCACTTGGTCCCCGCGGCCTCAAGCACGGCATAAGTATCGATATCAAGCAGATTGAAAATCTTGGCGAGCTCGTTCACAAAGGCGATGTTGATATCCCGCTGCGCATTTTCGATCACCTTGGCCGCTTCCGCAACTTTGATGGTCGGCGCAAGATGCGTACCGGCGGTAATAACTTCCCGGTACAGGGCATCAACAAAGGCACCGGCTTCGGGGGTTGAACCGGAGGTCACCTTCAGAATTTTAGTTACCGTGTGC
This genomic stretch from Cyclonatronum proteinivorum harbors:
- a CDS encoding DUF2283 domain-containing protein, encoding MIIKFDKEADAIYLRFSDAEISESDEDKPGIVIDYDKDGNLVGIEVLHASQKIGKPGSVVYELE
- a CDS encoding nucleotide sugar dehydrogenase: MTFDNLKIAIIGLGYVGLPLAVEFARKYPTVGFDINTKRVEELNSGTDRTLEVEDDILQSVLKGGAASGEGNFLHNTTQSEDLKDCNVFIVTVPTPTDKHNRPVLTPLIKASETCGAVLKKGDVVIYESTVYPGVTEDECVPVLEQVSGLTFNEDFFVGYSPERINPGDKEHTVTKILKVTSGSTPEAGAFVDALYREVITAGTHLAPTIKVAEAAKVIENAQRDINIAFVNELAKIFNLLDIDTYAVLEAAGTKWNFLPFRPGLVGGHCIGVDPYYLAQKAQEVGYHPEIILAGRRMNDSMGKYVATEVIKCMMRKDIKVLESKVLLLGITFKENCPDIRNTRAIDIYHELKTYDMEVDVYDPWADPEEVQHEYGIDILHTQEPDLSQYAAVILAVSHDKFRSLNVTKSDNKVVYDVKGFLPDEAVDKRL
- a CDS encoding DUF4258 domain-containing protein; the protein is MALQFSKHAIERLSARGIQKELVLEVLQTPDTIIEESNCVRIFQKLDVQKGNSYLIRVFVNVCKEPKLIITAYRTSKVNKYDH
- a CDS encoding type II toxin-antitoxin system VapC family toxin, with the translated sequence MSGNSLLLDTNVILYFLNGDETLIPLFEGRNLIISIITEIELLGYSELSDEELNKTEEFLEICTIINLDTTIKKEAISLRRNEKLKLPDAIILATANSLKIPLITADTDFKKVKKANIIFYEEQ